One genomic segment of Kocuria rhizophila DC2201 includes these proteins:
- a CDS encoding TerC/Alx family metal homeostasis membrane protein yields MEITSLQWGITIALILGLLVYDFLFHVRTPHEPTVREAAVWSAVYVGIALLFGLVILVLDGPTLMAEYYGGYVTEKALSVDNLFVFLIIMGSFAVPRADQQKVLLFGIVFALVARTAFIFVGAAAINAFAWVFYLFGLILVFTAGNLIKGELAQDKEDDANNIVVRLARRLFHTTEHYDGDKLFTVHHGKRALTPMLLVMVAIGGTDILFALDSIPAIFGLTQEPYIVFTATAFSLMGLRQLYFLIDGLLDRLIYLSWGLSVILAFIGVKLILHALHENTLPFINDGQHVSVVEIGIGTSLAVIVGVLVVTVLASLLSPKGRALRTIQRTQELTERYLALPGDAPAAERNELAAELSALQAHFPRISEKHKNELIEHRARFRHMLETARGQHREFQETGAVRTPSPDAGDTSGAAPDVASASDAGGTRGAGSSPA; encoded by the coding sequence GTGGAGATCACCTCCCTGCAGTGGGGCATCACCATTGCCCTCATCCTGGGCCTGCTGGTCTACGACTTCCTCTTCCACGTCCGCACGCCGCACGAACCCACCGTCCGAGAGGCCGCGGTGTGGTCCGCGGTCTACGTGGGCATCGCCCTGCTGTTCGGGCTGGTGATCCTGGTCCTGGACGGGCCCACCCTGATGGCCGAGTACTACGGCGGCTACGTCACGGAGAAGGCCCTGTCCGTGGACAACCTCTTCGTGTTCCTCATCATCATGGGGTCCTTCGCGGTGCCGCGCGCGGACCAGCAGAAGGTCCTGCTGTTCGGCATCGTCTTCGCGCTCGTGGCCCGCACGGCGTTCATCTTCGTGGGCGCGGCCGCGATCAACGCGTTTGCCTGGGTGTTCTACCTGTTCGGCCTGATCCTCGTGTTCACCGCGGGCAACCTCATCAAGGGGGAGCTCGCGCAGGACAAGGAGGACGACGCCAACAACATCGTGGTGCGCCTGGCCCGGCGGCTGTTCCACACCACCGAGCACTACGACGGCGACAAGCTGTTCACCGTGCACCACGGCAAGCGCGCGCTGACCCCCATGCTGCTGGTGATGGTGGCGATCGGCGGCACCGACATCCTCTTCGCCCTCGACTCGATCCCCGCGATCTTCGGCCTCACGCAGGAGCCGTACATCGTGTTCACGGCCACGGCGTTCTCGCTCATGGGGCTGCGCCAGCTCTACTTCCTGATCGACGGGCTGCTGGACCGGCTGATCTACCTTTCGTGGGGGCTGTCCGTGATCCTCGCGTTCATCGGCGTGAAACTCATCCTGCACGCGCTGCACGAGAACACCCTGCCGTTCATCAACGACGGCCAGCACGTCTCCGTCGTGGAGATCGGGATCGGAACGTCACTCGCGGTGATCGTGGGGGTGCTGGTGGTGACGGTCCTCGCGTCCCTGCTCAGCCCCAAGGGCCGCGCGCTGCGCACCATCCAGCGTACCCAGGAGCTCACGGAGCGCTACCTGGCCCTGCCGGGCGACGCCCCCGCGGCCGAGCGCAACGAGCTTGCGGCGGAGCTTTCCGCACTGCAGGCCCACTTCCCGCGGATCTCGGAGAAGCACAAGAACGAGCTGATCGAGCACCGCGCGCGCTTCCGCCACATGCTCGAAACGGCCCGTGGGCAGCACCGCGAGTTCCAGGAGACGGGGGCGGTGCGCACGCCGTCCCCGGACGCGGGAGACACCTCCGGTGCCGCGCCGGACGTCGCCTCCGCTTCCGACGCGGGCGGCACCCGCGGGGCAGGCTCGTCCCCGGCCTAG